A single region of the Desulfobaccales bacterium genome encodes:
- the cdaA gene encoding diadenylate cyclase CdaA, with product MWQFLGNLRWQDGVDIILVAIIIYQVVLVLRGTQAIQVLAGLFLLFLAYLVARQLEFFTLEWLLDIIVKSFVLIVIILFQADIRRVLSRMGKKALAPTGIQAPVTAEEVCDAADTLASRHMGALIIMERYIGLSDFVDSAIKLDALVSKELLVSLFWPHNPTHDGAVIIQGDRAVAAGCLMPLSRNPNLDPTLGTRHRAAVGITEQSDALALVVSETSGQISLAQGGKLRRDLTRLQLRQALRDLLETPAHHKGNWLDKLVRHLKA from the coding sequence ATGTGGCAATTTCTCGGTAATCTGCGCTGGCAGGATGGTGTGGACATCATTCTGGTGGCCATCATCATTTACCAGGTGGTACTGGTGCTCCGCGGCACCCAGGCCATCCAGGTCTTGGCCGGGCTCTTCCTCCTGTTCCTGGCTTATCTGGTGGCTCGCCAATTGGAGTTCTTTACCCTGGAATGGCTCCTGGATATCATCGTCAAAAGCTTTGTGCTCATTGTCATCATTCTGTTTCAGGCCGACATCCGCCGGGTTCTCAGCCGCATGGGCAAAAAAGCCCTGGCCCCTACCGGCATCCAAGCCCCGGTCACGGCTGAAGAAGTCTGTGATGCCGCCGACACCCTGGCTTCTCGCCACATGGGCGCCCTCATCATCATGGAGCGCTACATCGGCTTGTCAGATTTTGTCGATAGCGCCATCAAATTGGATGCCCTGGTTTCCAAAGAGTTGCTGGTTTCGTTGTTCTGGCCCCACAACCCCACCCATGACGGTGCGGTCATCATCCAGGGGGACCGGGCCGTGGCGGCGGGTTGCCTGATGCCGTTGTCCCGCAACCCCAACCTGGACCCTACCCTGGGCACCCGTCACCGGGCCGCGGTGGGAATCACCGAGCAAAGCGATGCCCTGGCCCTGGTGGTCTCCGAAACCTCCGGACAGATCTCCCTGGCGCAAGGGGGCAAATTGCGACGCGACCTTACCCGGCTGCAACTCCGCCAGGCCCTCCGGGACCTCCTGGAAACCCCGGCCCACCATAAAGGAAATTGGCTTGACAAGCTGGTTCGGCACCTTAAAGCGTAA
- a CDS encoding CdaR family protein, with translation MTSWFGTLKRNRLLKLLSILLAVALWFAVSGEERTETTLNMALEMVNIQPNLMVTSEVPPTIQVRVVGPRSIVNSLSQTRQTETLDLAGYKGGRHTFYLGPNSFALPRGVQVIRMQPNPINLTLASTMTRTLPIKPVLENNPPEGYEVISAQTKPAQVTVKGPHSELDELNSIPTLPIDLLHLKENTIIATDLDFKNLHLSLKEPIPILADIQIGPKTLTRTFSGVPVFSEPPLTRISPTQVTLTIKGPWPQVQSLKAEDLKARVDTQNLSPGRHRVNVSVDLPGGLSLVRSKPTIVTVTVAKSS, from the coding sequence TTGACAAGCTGGTTCGGCACCTTAAAGCGTAACAGGCTCCTGAAACTCCTTTCCATTTTGTTGGCCGTGGCTCTGTGGTTTGCGGTCAGCGGTGAGGAGCGCACCGAGACCACGCTCAACATGGCCCTGGAAATGGTCAATATCCAGCCTAATCTCATGGTCACCAGTGAGGTGCCGCCGACCATCCAGGTCCGGGTTGTGGGTCCCCGTTCCATCGTTAACAGTCTCTCCCAGACCCGCCAAACCGAAACTTTGGACCTCGCCGGCTATAAAGGCGGGCGTCACACCTTCTATCTCGGCCCCAACAGTTTCGCTTTGCCGCGAGGGGTGCAGGTCATCCGCATGCAACCCAATCCCATCAACCTGACCCTGGCCAGCACCATGACTCGGACCTTGCCCATCAAACCGGTCTTGGAGAACAACCCTCCCGAGGGTTACGAGGTCATCAGCGCCCAAACCAAACCTGCCCAGGTAACGGTAAAAGGACCTCATTCTGAACTGGACGAATTGAATTCCATTCCCACTCTTCCCATTGACCTGTTGCATCTGAAGGAAAACACCATCATCGCCACGGACCTGGACTTTAAGAACCTCCATCTGTCCTTGAAAGAGCCAATCCCCATCCTGGCCGATATCCAGATCGGCCCCAAAACCCTTACCCGGACTTTTTCCGGGGTTCCCGTGTTTTCTGAGCCCCCGTTAACCCGGATATCTCCCACTCAGGTGACCCTCACCATCAAAGGCCCTTGGCCCCAGGTGCAGAGTCTCAAGGCAGAAGACCTCAAGGCCCGGGTGGACACGCAAAACCTGAGCCCCGGCCGCCACCGCGTCAATGTCTCCGTGGACTTGCCCGGCGGCCTCAGCCTGGTGCGCTCTAAGCCCACCATCGTGACCGTGACCGTAGCCAAGTCTTCCTGA
- a CDS encoding helix-turn-helix domain-containing protein: MELVSSNKRFFRPDEAAAILVLSRRTVYRMMRDGRINGVKYGRGPWRIPRESLASLLPGETF; this comes from the coding sequence ATGGAATTAGTCAGTAGTAATAAGCGGTTTTTTCGGCCCGATGAAGCGGCCGCCATTCTGGTTCTCTCCCGCCGCACCGTCTACCGGATGATGCGCGATGGCCGGATCAATGGGGTCAAATATGGTCGCGGCCCCTGGCGCATTCCCCGGGAAAGTCTGGCCAGCCTGCTGCCGGGAGAGACGTTTTAG
- the folP gene encoding dihydropteroate synthase — protein sequence MAGLVSHSGPAGMPSRRQIWADLLAAPRPLIMGVLNITPDSFADGGRFFDHAAALAQARALVAAGADILDIGGESTRPFADPVPLEEELRRVLPVIDAILPEITIPISIDTYKAPVAKAALTKGATLINDISALTFDPDMASLAAEYQAPVVLMHMQGTPRDMQRQPHYHNLLGEIRAFFQERLDFAASQGIPADLLVLDPGIGFGKTGEHNLEILNHLDVFLDLGVPLLLGPSRKAFIGRITGQPAGEERDIGTLAALAISVLRGAKIVRTHNVAYAQQFLAVLEAIRSTPAATAACSAAEK from the coding sequence ATGGCGGGCCTGGTGTCTCACTCCGGCCCCGCGGGGATGCCATCGCGTCGCCAGATCTGGGCGGACCTTCTGGCTGCGCCACGCCCGCTGATCATGGGGGTGCTCAACATCACCCCCGACTCCTTTGCCGACGGCGGCCGCTTCTTTGATCATGCCGCGGCCCTGGCCCAGGCCCGGGCCCTGGTGGCGGCCGGCGCCGACATCCTGGACATCGGCGGTGAATCCACCCGTCCCTTCGCCGACCCCGTGCCCCTTGAGGAAGAACTGCGCCGGGTCTTGCCGGTCATCGACGCCATTCTCCCTGAGATCACCATCCCCATCTCCATCGATACTTACAAGGCGCCGGTGGCTAAAGCCGCGCTTACGAAAGGCGCCACCCTGATCAACGACATCAGCGCCTTAACCTTCGACCCGGATATGGCCTCCCTGGCCGCCGAATATCAGGCTCCGGTGGTCTTGATGCACATGCAGGGCACCCCCCGGGATATGCAGCGCCAGCCGCACTACCACAATTTGCTGGGGGAAATTCGGGCCTTCTTTCAGGAACGCTTGGACTTCGCCGCATCCCAGGGGATACCGGCCGACCTCCTGGTCCTGGACCCCGGCATCGGGTTTGGCAAAACCGGGGAACACAACCTGGAAATCTTGAACCACCTGGATGTCTTCCTTGATTTGGGCGTCCCCCTCCTGCTGGGTCCCTCCCGGAAAGCCTTTATTGGCCGCATCACCGGGCAGCCCGCCGGAGAGGAGCGCGACATCGGCACCCTGGCGGCTCTGGCCATCTCGGTGCTGCGCGGCGCCAAGATCGTCCGCACCCACAACGTGGCCTATGCCCAACAATTCCTGGCCGTACTGGAAGCGATCCGCTCCACCCCGGCGGCAACAGCCGCTTGTTCGGCTGCTGAAAAATAG
- the ftsH gene encoding ATP-dependent zinc metalloprotease FtsH, giving the protein MNNRLSPFYKNIALWLLITLVMIFLFNYFNSVEHARGKATINYSKFIELVKDDKVTRVTLQGDEIAGEMEDGKAFKSYAPSDPDLIKLLQAKKVEITAKPRDDSPWYTTLLISWLPMLVLVGIWIFFMRQMQAGGGKAMSFGKSRARLMTENTVKITFADVAGIEEAKEEVSEIIDFLKDPKKFTRLGGRIPKGVLLVGAPGTGKTLLARAIAGEAGVPFFSISGSDFVEMFVGVGAARVRDLFIQGKKSAPCIIFIDEIDAVGRHRGAGLGGGHDEREQTLNQLLVEMDGFEANEGVILIAATNRPDVLDPALLRPGRFDRQVVVPVPDVRGREAILKVHTRRTPLADSVELSILARGTPGFSGADLENLANEAALLAARRGSDTVTMPDFEQAKDKVLMGSERRSLILTESERINTAYHEAGHTLVAKVMPGTDPIHKVTIIPRGRALGLTQQLPLDERHTYPKEYLSGTLTVLLGGRAAEELIFQHFTTGAGNDLERSTDLARKMVCNWGMSDELGPVTFGKRDEHIFLGREISQSKDFSEETARVIDHAIKNLVLSAYNQARDILTENRAQLEALAQGLLEKETLDSNDIDRILNSFKPPDEPLEPPEVTASLTLQQA; this is encoded by the coding sequence ATGAATAACCGTTTAAGCCCCTTTTATAAGAATATCGCCTTGTGGCTGCTCATTACCCTGGTAATGATCTTCCTCTTTAACTACTTCAACAGCGTGGAGCACGCCCGCGGCAAAGCTACCATCAATTACAGCAAATTCATCGAACTGGTGAAAGACGACAAAGTCACCCGGGTTACCCTCCAAGGCGATGAAATTGCCGGCGAAATGGAAGACGGCAAGGCCTTTAAAAGTTATGCCCCCTCCGATCCGGATTTGATCAAGCTGCTCCAGGCCAAAAAGGTGGAGATCACTGCCAAGCCCAGGGATGATTCTCCCTGGTATACCACCCTGCTGATTTCCTGGTTGCCCATGTTGGTCCTGGTGGGCATCTGGATCTTTTTCATGCGCCAGATGCAGGCCGGCGGCGGCAAAGCCATGTCTTTCGGCAAAAGCCGGGCTCGCCTCATGACGGAAAACACCGTCAAGATCACCTTCGCTGATGTGGCCGGCATCGAGGAAGCCAAGGAAGAGGTCTCGGAAATCATCGATTTCCTCAAAGATCCCAAGAAGTTCACCCGCCTGGGCGGTCGCATCCCCAAGGGTGTCCTTCTGGTGGGAGCGCCGGGTACCGGTAAAACCCTCCTGGCCCGGGCCATCGCCGGGGAAGCCGGCGTGCCTTTTTTCAGCATCAGCGGCTCCGATTTCGTTGAGATGTTCGTGGGTGTCGGCGCTGCCCGGGTGCGAGACCTGTTTATTCAGGGCAAGAAAAGTGCCCCCTGCATCATCTTCATCGATGAAATTGACGCCGTGGGCCGCCATCGGGGCGCCGGTTTGGGCGGCGGCCACGATGAGCGGGAGCAAACCTTAAACCAGCTTTTGGTCGAGATGGACGGGTTCGAGGCCAATGAAGGCGTAATCCTCATTGCCGCCACCAACCGCCCGGACGTCCTCGACCCGGCTTTGTTGCGGCCCGGCCGCTTCGACCGCCAGGTGGTGGTCCCGGTCCCCGACGTCAGAGGACGTGAGGCCATCCTCAAGGTCCACACCCGCCGTACCCCCTTGGCCGACTCGGTGGAACTTTCTATCCTGGCCCGGGGCACACCCGGTTTTTCCGGCGCAGACCTCGAGAACCTGGCCAACGAAGCCGCTCTGCTTGCCGCCCGCCGCGGCAGTGATACGGTCACCATGCCTGATTTCGAACAGGCTAAAGATAAGGTCCTCATGGGCTCCGAACGGCGCAGCCTCATTTTGACTGAGAGCGAACGCATCAACACCGCCTACCACGAGGCCGGTCATACCCTGGTGGCCAAGGTCATGCCGGGCACCGACCCCATTCACAAGGTCACCATCATTCCCCGAGGACGCGCCTTGGGCCTCACCCAGCAGTTACCCCTGGATGAACGCCACACCTACCCCAAGGAATATCTTTCCGGCACCCTGACCGTGTTATTGGGAGGTCGGGCCGCCGAGGAACTGATCTTTCAGCATTTCACCACTGGCGCCGGCAACGACCTGGAACGGTCCACCGATTTGGCCCGCAAGATGGTCTGCAATTGGGGCATGAGCGACGAACTCGGCCCTGTAACCTTCGGCAAGCGGGACGAACACATCTTTTTGGGCCGGGAAATCTCCCAATCCAAAGATTTCAGTGAAGAAACCGCCCGGGTCATCGACCACGCCATCAAGAACCTGGTTCTCAGCGCCTATAATCAGGCCAGGGACATTTTGACCGAGAATCGGGCCCAACTCGAAGCCCTGGCCCAAGGGCTCCTTGAGAAGGAAACCCTGGACTCAAACGATATCGACCGGATTCTGAACTCTTTCAAGCCGCCGGACGAACCCCTTGAACCCCCGGAAGTTACGGCCTCACTGACGCTCCAGCAGGCGTAA
- a CDS encoding DUF2975 domain-containing protein has protein sequence MENTQRIISVSRKLRITCKWLIICLPIIYGVFWTFFNQLYGMGPLVPLPVRVDHDLPRLTRFLAFLADMIPMVAIIYGLQKLEGLFRLYEKGLIFTERHVRCFRSLGRTLIVWVGCDVVRNSLLSMVLTLDKTPGTRVITVGFGSADFAAVFVGIVVLIISWVMDEGRKIQEDQALII, from the coding sequence ATGGAGAATACCCAACGCATCATAAGCGTGAGCCGCAAGTTAAGGATTACCTGTAAATGGTTGATTATCTGCCTGCCGATAATATATGGGGTCTTTTGGACTTTCTTCAATCAGCTCTATGGCATGGGGCCATTGGTTCCTTTGCCGGTGCGCGTGGATCATGATCTTCCCCGCCTGACGCGGTTTCTGGCCTTCCTGGCCGATATGATTCCCATGGTGGCTATCATTTACGGTTTGCAAAAACTTGAAGGACTATTCCGGCTCTATGAAAAAGGCTTGATATTCACCGAGCGGCATGTGAGATGTTTTCGCAGTCTGGGCCGGACGCTGATCGTTTGGGTGGGGTGCGATGTGGTGAGAAATTCATTGTTGAGCATGGTCCTGACATTGGACAAAACACCAGGGACGAGGGTAATCACAGTGGGGTTCGGTTCAGCAGACTTCGCCGCGGTATTCGTGGGCATCGTGGTGCTGATCATCTCCTGGGTGATGGATGAAGGTCGAAAGATTCAGGAAGACCAGGCGCTTATCATCTAG
- a CDS encoding helix-turn-helix transcriptional regulator, with the protein MTIIINLDVILAKRKVKSKELAEYVGITEQNLSLIKTGKVKGIRLSTLNSICAYLGCQPGDILEYRETDS; encoded by the coding sequence ATGACTATCATAATTAATTTGGACGTCATTCTTGCCAAACGGAAGGTCAAATCAAAAGAACTGGCTGAGTATGTCGGCATCACCGAGCAAAATCTATCGCTGATCAAAACCGGAAAAGTGAAAGGAATTCGGTTATCGACCTTGAATTCCATCTGCGCATACTTAGGTTGTCAGCCTGGAGATATCCTGGAATACCGAGAGACTGACTCCTGA